The following proteins come from a genomic window of Streptomyces sp. GS7:
- a CDS encoding M20/M25/M40 family metallo-hydrolase: protein MSHRAPTPAATERHPRAPRRQRAGVHRRRPDGRPVRRPQTPRRHPVHRLPRLLARTGPPGPRPRRRPPQRRRRHRHRRAEPPRHRPGHHRHPPPPTPDAPTVLLYAHYDVQPPGGEHLWDSPPFEPTDIEGGIRARGIADDKANVMVHIGALRAFGGRPPVGLRIVIEGQEEYGSAFDDYPPTDPDLFACDAMIIADTGSIRPGTPTLTTALRGAAEVFVEARTLGAAVHSGEYGGAAPDALLVLVKALATLHDVHGDVAVEGLRREPWSGTDLTDDEFRELAGVRRDTPLIGSGGLGERLWSGPAITVIGLDAPPVDRAASAVVPHARAKLNLRVHPRQDPKEAQAALVRHLRSLRPFGIPLTVTPGDTGPGYEAATGGPAYRAARTALRRAWGADPVHAASGGSIPLVNGLAKAAPGAEILLFGAEDNLCNLHGPNERVLLSELRAALLAEAAFFTEYAATHRAGAAT from the coding sequence GTGAGTCACCGTGCGCCCACGCCCGCCGCCACAGAGAGGCACCCGCGTGCACCACGACGCCAACGCGCTGGAGTCCACCGTCGACGCCCTGATGGACGACCTGTGCGCCGACCTCAAACGCCTCGCCGCCATCCCGTCCATCGCCTTCCCCGGCTTCTCGCCCGAACCGGTCCTCCAGGCCCGCGACCTCGTCGTCGCCCTCCTCAGAGACGCAGGCGTCACCGACATCGGCGAGCTGAACCTCCCCGACACCGCCCCGGTCATCACCGCCACCCTCCCCCGCCCACCCCCGACGCCCCCACCGTCCTCCTCTACGCCCACTACGACGTCCAGCCGCCCGGCGGCGAACACCTCTGGGACTCCCCGCCGTTCGAGCCCACGGACATCGAGGGCGGCATCCGCGCCCGCGGTATCGCCGACGACAAGGCCAACGTGATGGTCCATATCGGCGCGCTGCGCGCGTTCGGCGGCCGGCCGCCCGTCGGCCTCAGGATCGTCATCGAGGGCCAGGAGGAGTACGGCAGCGCCTTCGACGACTACCCGCCCACCGACCCGGACCTCTTCGCCTGCGACGCGATGATCATCGCCGACACCGGCAGCATCCGGCCCGGCACCCCCACCCTCACCACCGCCCTGCGCGGCGCCGCCGAGGTCTTCGTCGAGGCCCGCACCCTCGGCGCCGCCGTCCACAGCGGCGAGTACGGCGGCGCCGCCCCCGACGCCCTGCTCGTCCTCGTCAAGGCCCTCGCCACCCTCCACGACGTCCACGGCGACGTCGCCGTCGAGGGCCTGCGCCGCGAACCCTGGTCCGGCACCGACCTCACCGACGACGAGTTCCGCGAGCTGGCCGGCGTCCGCCGCGACACCCCCCTCATCGGCTCCGGCGGCCTCGGCGAACGCCTCTGGAGCGGCCCGGCGATCACCGTCATCGGCCTGGACGCCCCGCCCGTCGACCGCGCCGCCTCCGCCGTCGTCCCGCACGCCCGCGCCAAGCTCAACCTCCGCGTGCACCCCCGGCAGGACCCCAAGGAGGCGCAGGCCGCGCTCGTCCGCCATCTGCGGAGCCTGCGCCCCTTCGGCATCCCGCTCACCGTCACCCCGGGCGACACCGGTCCGGGGTACGAGGCCGCCACCGGCGGCCCCGCCTACCGCGCCGCCCGCACCGCCCTGCGCCGCGCCTGGGGCGCCGACCCCGTACACGCCGCGTCCGGCGGTTCCATCCCCCTGGTCAACGGGCTGGCCAAGGCGGCACCGGGCGCCGAGATCCTGCTCTTCGGCGCCGAGGACAACCTCTGCAACCTCCACGGCCCCAACGAACGCGTCCTGCTGTCCGAACTCCGCGCCGCCCTCCTCGCCGAGGCCGCCTTCTTCACCGAGTACGCCGCCACGCACCGCGCCGGCGCCGCAACATGA
- a CDS encoding TetR/AcrR family transcriptional regulator produces MARRREQVLDAAIEVLGGEGSRRLTYQAVDGAAGVPTGTTSNYFRNRAALIEGIVAHLQVLERRDWEAFTAGVAPAGHPELAAALAAFVRHAVGPARVRTAARFALFLESPGRPELRAPLGRGRQAVLEWSTEWARHCGSAAPERHGRLLLDYVDGVVLRQLAFPEGAFAPEEEIRELVGRLLG; encoded by the coding sequence GTGGCACGGCGGCGGGAGCAGGTACTGGACGCGGCGATCGAGGTGCTGGGGGGCGAGGGCTCCCGGCGGCTGACGTATCAGGCGGTGGACGGCGCGGCGGGGGTGCCGACGGGGACCACGTCCAACTACTTCCGCAACCGGGCGGCGTTGATCGAGGGGATCGTGGCGCACCTCCAGGTGCTGGAGCGGCGCGACTGGGAGGCGTTCACGGCCGGCGTCGCCCCGGCCGGCCACCCGGAACTGGCGGCGGCGCTCGCCGCGTTCGTGCGGCATGCCGTCGGGCCGGCGCGGGTCCGTACGGCCGCGCGGTTCGCGCTGTTCCTGGAGTCCCCGGGCCGGCCGGAACTGCGGGCGCCGCTGGGACGGGGGCGACAGGCGGTGCTGGAGTGGAGCACGGAATGGGCCCGCCACTGCGGGTCGGCGGCGCCCGAACGGCACGGGCGGCTGCTGCTGGACTACGTGGATGGTGTGGTGCTCCGTCAACTGGCCTTTCCGGAGGGCGCGTTCGCGCCGGAGGAAGAGATCCGGGAACTGGTGGGGCGGCTGCTCGGGTGA
- a CDS encoding GNAT family N-acetyltransferase, producing the protein MTNHHLDSRAAGYRAAYDEQVRGRGFAPGEPGAKQVGPVLRRAVPGQGGVILYRDLGGLDGPELDAFIAAQRAHFAALGQPVEWKYHAHDLPADLPERLRAAGFAPEAPETVMIGEAAEVAEAAAVPRLPQGVQLREVTARADFERIQELAEAVWGEEWDWLPDAMERWVSGAEDPCVVMVAESLAGEVICAGWVRFHPGTQFASLWGGSTLPNWRGQGLYRALVAARAALAARRGFRYVQVDALESSRPVLARVGLVAAAVTVPYVWRPADVG; encoded by the coding sequence GTGACGAACCATCACCTCGACAGCCGGGCGGCCGGCTACCGCGCCGCGTACGACGAGCAGGTGCGGGGCCGCGGCTTCGCCCCCGGTGAGCCGGGTGCCAAACAGGTCGGTCCGGTGCTGCGCAGGGCGGTGCCGGGGCAGGGCGGGGTGATCCTCTACCGCGACCTGGGCGGGCTGGACGGGCCGGAGCTGGACGCGTTCATCGCCGCGCAGCGCGCGCACTTCGCGGCGCTGGGGCAGCCGGTGGAGTGGAAGTACCACGCGCACGACCTGCCGGCCGACCTGCCCGAGCGGCTGCGGGCCGCCGGGTTCGCCCCCGAGGCGCCGGAGACGGTGATGATCGGGGAGGCGGCGGAGGTCGCCGAGGCCGCCGCCGTGCCGCGGCTCCCCCAGGGGGTGCAGCTGCGCGAGGTCACGGCCCGCGCCGACTTCGAGCGGATCCAGGAGCTCGCGGAGGCGGTGTGGGGCGAGGAGTGGGACTGGCTGCCGGACGCCATGGAGAGGTGGGTGTCCGGCGCGGAGGATCCGTGCGTGGTCATGGTCGCGGAGTCGCTGGCCGGTGAGGTGATCTGCGCGGGCTGGGTGCGCTTCCACCCGGGGACGCAGTTCGCGTCGCTGTGGGGCGGCTCCACGCTCCCCAACTGGCGCGGGCAGGGCCTGTACCGGGCGCTGGTGGCGGCGCGCGCGGCGCTCGCCGCGCGGCGCGGGTTCCGCTACGTCCAGGTGGACGCGCTGGAGAGCAGCCGACCGGTCCTCGCCCGGGTGGGGCTGGTCGCGGCGGCGGTGACCGTGCCGTACGTCTGGCGGCCGGCGGACGTGGGCTGA
- a CDS encoding chitosanase: MRTRSIARALPKSATRFALGLALLAVPATAVATAAVPAGRAPARTAPHAVRAGGLDDPAKKEIAMQLVSSAENSSLDWKAQYGYIEDIGDGRGYTGGIIGFTSGTHDMLQLVELYTQRKPDNVLARYLPALRRVDGSGSHDGLDPDYPKDWKAAAQDPGFRQAQNDERDRVYFNPAVEQGKADGVGVLGQFAYYDAIVMHGDGSDPTGFSGIRKRAQAQAKPPSQGGDETAYLNAFLDARVWAMKQEQAHSDTSRVDTEQRVFLNDGNLDLHTPLDWKVYGDSYHIG; encoded by the coding sequence ATGCGCACCCGATCGATAGCCAGAGCCCTGCCCAAGAGCGCCACCCGCTTCGCGCTCGGCCTCGCGCTGCTCGCCGTCCCCGCAACCGCCGTCGCCACCGCGGCCGTTCCCGCCGGCCGGGCGCCCGCGCGTACCGCTCCGCACGCCGTACGGGCCGGTGGCCTCGACGACCCGGCGAAGAAGGAGATCGCCATGCAGCTGGTCTCCAGCGCGGAGAACTCCTCGCTCGACTGGAAGGCCCAGTACGGGTACATCGAGGACATCGGCGACGGCCGCGGCTACACCGGCGGCATCATCGGGTTCACCTCCGGTACCCACGACATGCTGCAGCTCGTCGAGCTCTACACGCAGCGCAAGCCGGACAACGTCCTCGCCAGGTACCTGCCGGCGCTGCGCAGGGTCGACGGCAGCGGTTCCCACGACGGGCTGGACCCGGACTACCCGAAGGACTGGAAGGCGGCGGCGCAGGACCCCGGCTTCCGGCAGGCGCAGAACGACGAGCGGGACCGGGTGTACTTCAACCCGGCGGTCGAGCAGGGCAAGGCCGACGGGGTCGGCGTCCTGGGGCAGTTCGCGTACTACGACGCGATCGTGATGCACGGCGACGGCAGCGACCCGACCGGCTTCTCCGGCATCCGCAAGCGCGCGCAGGCCCAGGCGAAGCCGCCGTCCCAGGGCGGCGACGAGACGGCGTATCTGAACGCCTTCCTCGACGCCCGGGTGTGGGCGATGAAGCAGGAGCAGGCGCACAGCGACACCAGCCGGGTGGACACCGAGCAGCGGGTGTTCCTGAACGACGGCAACCTCGATCTGCACACCCCGCTGGACTGGAAGGTGTACGGCGACAGCTACCACATCGGCTGA
- a CDS encoding nucleobase:cation symporter-2 family protein: protein MAAITGQKPEEDRKHPVDETLPPFKMFTSGLQHVAAMYAGVVAPPMIVGPACGLSPTETAFLMGASLFTAGIATLLQTLGFWKVGAKLPFVNGVSFAGVTPMVAIAKQHSPHDALPVIFGAVIVAGVLGFLLAPYFSRLVRFFPPVVTGTVITLIGVSLLPVAFRWSEGGNEQAADYGSLKNIAMAAVTFLIVLALRRVLRGFLQQIAILLGLIAGTVVAIPVGITHFSVLTQASLIGFPTPFHFGAPRFDLAAIISMCIVMLVCMTESTADMLALGKIVDRPADERTIEGGLRADTLGTALSPLFNGFANSAFAQNIGLVAMTKVRSRFVVATSGAILIVMGLCPVAASVISLVPLPVLGGAGIVLFGSVAASGIQTLASAAMEKGENALIVAAALGIGLIPIAAPEFYHNFPKDLLVVLDSGISTGCLVAIVLNLAFNHFGRKDPSAPDAPAADGHTPPSAAEIPHQPERGRMDDGETAASPAH, encoded by the coding sequence GTGGCCGCAATTACCGGGCAGAAGCCGGAGGAGGACCGGAAGCATCCGGTCGACGAAACCCTCCCGCCCTTCAAGATGTTCACCAGCGGCCTCCAGCATGTGGCCGCAATGTATGCGGGTGTGGTGGCCCCGCCGATGATCGTCGGGCCCGCCTGCGGGCTCAGCCCCACCGAGACCGCGTTCCTCATGGGTGCCAGCCTCTTCACCGCCGGGATCGCCACCCTCCTCCAGACCCTGGGGTTCTGGAAGGTCGGGGCCAAGCTCCCGTTCGTCAACGGCGTCTCGTTCGCCGGTGTCACGCCCATGGTGGCCATCGCCAAGCAGCACAGCCCGCACGACGCGCTGCCGGTGATCTTCGGCGCGGTCATCGTCGCCGGTGTCCTGGGCTTCCTCCTCGCCCCCTACTTCTCCCGGCTCGTCCGCTTCTTCCCGCCGGTGGTCACCGGCACCGTCATCACCCTGATCGGCGTCTCGCTGCTCCCGGTGGCCTTCCGCTGGTCCGAGGGCGGCAACGAACAGGCCGCGGACTACGGCTCGTTGAAGAACATCGCGATGGCCGCGGTCACCTTCCTGATCGTGCTCGCGCTGCGCCGGGTGCTGCGCGGGTTCCTCCAGCAGATCGCCATCCTGCTCGGCCTGATCGCCGGCACCGTGGTCGCGATACCCGTCGGCATCACCCACTTCTCGGTCCTCACCCAGGCGAGCCTGATCGGCTTCCCGACGCCGTTCCACTTCGGCGCCCCGCGGTTCGACCTCGCCGCGATCATCTCGATGTGCATCGTGATGCTGGTCTGCATGACCGAGTCGACGGCCGACATGCTCGCCCTCGGCAAGATCGTGGACCGCCCGGCGGACGAGCGCACCATCGAGGGCGGCCTGCGCGCCGACACCCTCGGCACCGCCCTCAGCCCGCTGTTCAACGGCTTCGCCAACAGCGCCTTCGCACAGAACATCGGCCTGGTCGCGATGACCAAGGTCCGCAGCCGCTTCGTCGTGGCCACCAGTGGGGCGATCCTGATCGTCATGGGCCTGTGCCCGGTCGCCGCCTCGGTCATCTCGCTGGTCCCGCTGCCGGTCCTCGGTGGCGCCGGCATCGTCCTGTTCGGCTCGGTGGCCGCCAGCGGCATCCAGACGCTGGCCTCCGCCGCGATGGAGAAGGGCGAGAACGCGCTGATCGTCGCCGCCGCCCTCGGCATCGGCCTGATCCCGATCGCGGCGCCGGAGTTCTACCACAACTTCCCCAAGGACCTCCTGGTCGTCCTGGACTCCGGGATCAGCACCGGCTGCCTGGTCGCCATCGTCCTCAACCTCGCCTTCAACCACTTCGGCCGCAAGGACCCGTCCGCGCCGGACGCGCCGGCGGCCGACGGCCACACACCCCCGTCCGCCGCGGAGATCCCGCACCAGCCCGAACGCGGCCGGATGGACGACGGCGAGACCGCGGCCTCGCCCGCGCACTGA
- a CDS encoding 8-oxoguanine deaminase, whose protein sequence is MAASAAPDSAVKQRIVIENCAIATVDADDTEYASGHVVVADNVIESLGAGKAPEGLANVVRRVDGTGHLATPGLINTHHHFYQWITRGLATDHNLFNWLVALYPTWARIDAQMLTAATQGSLGMMVRGGVTTASDHHYVFPKGSGDLVGAELAAVAEIGARITLARGSMDRSEKDGGLPPDFAVETTEGALIATEEAIDKHHDASFGSMVHIAAAPCSPFSISTELLKEGAALARRKGVRMHTHGSETVEEEKFCHELFGMGPTDYFESTGWLGDDVWMAHCVHMNDSDIAAFARTKTGVAHCPSSNARLAAGIARVPDMLAAGVPVGLGVDGTASNESGELHTELRNALLINRLGAHKEAALNARKALRLGTYGGAQVLGRTREIGSLEPGKLADLVLWKLDTLAHSSIADPVTALVFGAAAPVTLSLVDGKPVVEDNHLTNVDEDAIARSARDEAQRLARIAAEG, encoded by the coding sequence ATGGCAGCATCGGCAGCCCCTGACAGCGCGGTGAAGCAGCGCATCGTCATCGAGAACTGTGCCATCGCGACCGTCGACGCCGACGACACCGAGTACGCCAGCGGTCATGTCGTCGTCGCGGACAACGTCATCGAGTCGCTGGGCGCGGGAAAGGCCCCCGAGGGCCTTGCGAACGTGGTCCGCCGCGTCGACGGGACCGGCCACCTGGCCACCCCGGGCCTGATCAACACCCACCACCACTTCTACCAGTGGATCACCCGTGGCCTGGCCACCGACCACAACCTCTTCAACTGGCTGGTCGCGCTCTACCCGACCTGGGCCCGCATCGACGCGCAGATGCTCACCGCGGCCACCCAGGGCTCGCTCGGCATGATGGTCAGGGGTGGCGTCACCACCGCCTCCGACCACCACTACGTCTTCCCCAAGGGCTCCGGCGACCTCGTCGGCGCCGAACTGGCCGCGGTCGCCGAGATCGGCGCGCGGATCACCCTCGCCCGCGGCTCCATGGACCGCAGCGAGAAGGACGGCGGACTGCCGCCGGACTTCGCGGTGGAGACCACCGAGGGCGCCCTGATCGCCACCGAAGAGGCCATCGACAAGCACCACGACGCCTCGTTCGGCTCGATGGTGCACATCGCCGCCGCCCCCTGCTCCCCGTTCTCCATCTCCACCGAACTCCTCAAGGAGGGCGCCGCGCTCGCCCGCCGCAAGGGCGTGCGGATGCACACCCACGGCTCGGAGACCGTGGAGGAGGAGAAGTTCTGCCACGAGCTGTTCGGCATGGGCCCGACCGACTACTTCGAGTCCACCGGCTGGCTCGGTGACGACGTGTGGATGGCGCACTGCGTCCACATGAACGACTCCGACATCGCCGCCTTCGCCCGTACGAAGACCGGCGTGGCGCACTGCCCGTCCTCCAACGCCCGCCTCGCCGCCGGCATCGCCCGGGTCCCGGACATGCTCGCGGCCGGCGTCCCGGTCGGCCTCGGCGTCGACGGCACCGCCTCCAACGAGTCCGGCGAACTCCACACCGAGCTGCGCAACGCGCTGCTCATCAACCGCCTCGGCGCCCACAAGGAGGCCGCCCTCAACGCCCGCAAGGCGCTGCGGCTCGGCACCTACGGCGGTGCCCAGGTCCTCGGCCGGACCCGCGAGATCGGCTCCCTGGAGCCGGGCAAGCTCGCCGACCTGGTCCTGTGGAAGCTGGACACCCTCGCCCACTCCTCGATCGCCGACCCGGTGACCGCCCTGGTCTTCGGAGCGGCGGCCCCGGTCACGCTGTCGCTGGTCGACGGCAAGCCGGTCGTCGAGGACAACCACCTCACCAACGTCGACGAGGACGCCATCGCCCGCTCCGCGCGGGACGAGGCCCAGCGTCTGGCCCGTATCGCCGCCGAGGGCTGA
- a CDS encoding nucleobase:cation symporter-2 family protein, with product MAQQELAPHHPVPPVHPVDEKPAVKRLVPAALQHIAAMYAGVVTPPLIVGQAVGLDTAGRTRLIAASLLIAGCATLLQTLGVRTFAGNRLPFVNAASSAGITPMLAIAETTAKGHQLPAIYGAVMVAGVFCLAVGPFFGRLLRFFPPLVTGVVITLIGVTLMPVPVGWAQGGDKHAADFGSPQNLALAGFTLLVVLLIQRFTKGFVRQIALLIGLVAGTLAAIPFGMASFDGLRSAPVAALPTPFSFGPPEFQPAAILSLCIVMLVLMTESSAGMLALGEICDRPTTGDTITRGLRTDGIATLLGPVFGGFPTSAFAQNVGVVSLTRVRSRYVVALAGAVLLVLGAFPVLGAVVSVVPMPVLGGAGIVLFGSIAVSGIRTLSEAGLDDSSNIILVAVSLGAGIIPLAAPTFYAGFPAWAQTVLGSGISAGALTAVLLNLFFHHLGTRSTPRAAVLSAASSGSGTQIP from the coding sequence ATGGCACAGCAAGAGCTAGCCCCGCACCACCCCGTCCCACCGGTCCATCCGGTGGACGAGAAGCCGGCAGTGAAGCGGCTCGTCCCGGCCGCCCTCCAGCACATCGCCGCCATGTACGCCGGCGTCGTCACCCCTCCGCTCATCGTCGGCCAGGCCGTCGGCCTGGACACCGCGGGCCGGACCCGGCTCATCGCCGCCAGCCTGCTCATCGCCGGGTGCGCAACGCTGTTGCAGACGCTCGGCGTCCGCACGTTCGCCGGCAACCGCCTGCCGTTCGTCAACGCGGCCAGCTCCGCCGGCATCACCCCGATGCTCGCCATCGCCGAGACCACCGCCAAGGGCCACCAACTCCCCGCCATCTACGGCGCGGTGATGGTCGCCGGGGTGTTCTGCCTGGCGGTCGGACCGTTCTTCGGGAGACTGCTCCGCTTCTTCCCGCCGCTGGTCACCGGCGTCGTGATCACCCTCATCGGGGTCACGCTGATGCCCGTACCGGTCGGCTGGGCACAGGGCGGCGACAAGCACGCCGCCGACTTCGGCTCCCCGCAGAACCTGGCACTGGCCGGCTTCACCCTCCTCGTGGTGCTGCTGATCCAGCGCTTCACCAAGGGCTTCGTCAGGCAGATTGCGCTGCTGATCGGCCTGGTCGCCGGCACGCTGGCCGCGATCCCCTTCGGGATGGCGAGCTTCGACGGGCTGCGCTCGGCCCCGGTCGCCGCACTGCCCACCCCGTTCTCCTTCGGCCCGCCGGAATTCCAGCCCGCCGCGATCCTCTCGCTGTGCATCGTGATGCTGGTGCTGATGACCGAGTCGTCGGCCGGGATGCTGGCCCTCGGCGAGATCTGCGACCGCCCGACCACCGGCGACACCATCACCCGTGGACTGCGCACCGACGGCATCGCCACCCTCCTCGGGCCGGTCTTCGGCGGCTTCCCGACCAGCGCCTTCGCGCAGAACGTCGGCGTGGTCTCGCTCACCCGGGTCCGCAGCCGCTATGTCGTCGCACTGGCCGGCGCGGTGCTCCTGGTGCTCGGCGCCTTCCCCGTCCTGGGCGCCGTGGTCTCCGTCGTACCGATGCCGGTGCTGGGCGGCGCGGGCATCGTGCTCTTCGGCTCGATCGCGGTCAGCGGCATCCGTACGCTCTCCGAGGCCGGACTCGACGACAGCTCCAACATCATCCTGGTGGCCGTGTCGCTCGGCGCGGGCATCATCCCGCTCGCCGCGCCGACCTTCTACGCCGGGTTCCCCGCCTGGGCACAGACCGTGCTCGGCTCCGGGATCAGCGCCGGAGCCCTGACCGCGGTCCTGCTCAACCTGTTCTTCCATCATCTCGGCACCCGGAGCACACCACGGGCAGCGGTACTGTCAGCCGCGTCGTCCGGCTCCGGCACTCAAATCCCGTAG
- the pucL gene encoding factor-independent urate hydroxylase, producing MPTILGQNQYGKAENRVVKITRDGTTHHIKDLNVSVALSGDLEEVHLSGSNANCLPTDTTKNTVYAFAKEYGIESAEQFGIHLARHFVTSQEPIKRARIRIEEYAWERIETSDANSRFIGSDDVKHSFVRKGQETRLTEITYDGEQWQVISGLKDLVVMNSTNSEFWGYIKDKYTTLKEAYDRILATQVSSRWRFNWTDDEQRMPNWERSYEQVKKHMLQAFAETYSLSLQQTLYQMGARIINNRSEVDEIRFSLPNKHHFLVDLEPFGLKNDNEVYYAADRPYGLIEATVLRDGVEARIPMDLTNL from the coding sequence ATGCCCACGATTCTCGGCCAGAACCAGTACGGCAAAGCGGAAAACCGCGTCGTCAAGATCACTCGCGACGGCACCACGCACCACATCAAGGACCTGAACGTCTCGGTCGCGCTCTCCGGCGACCTGGAGGAGGTCCACCTCTCCGGCTCCAACGCCAACTGCCTGCCCACCGACACGACCAAGAACACCGTGTACGCCTTCGCCAAGGAGTACGGGATCGAGTCGGCCGAGCAGTTCGGCATCCACCTGGCCCGGCACTTCGTGACCAGCCAGGAGCCGATCAAGAGGGCCCGCATCCGGATCGAGGAGTACGCCTGGGAGCGGATCGAGACCTCGGACGCCAACTCGCGGTTCATCGGCTCCGATGACGTCAAGCACTCCTTCGTCCGCAAGGGCCAGGAGACCCGGCTGACCGAGATCACCTACGACGGCGAGCAGTGGCAGGTCATCTCCGGCCTCAAGGACCTGGTCGTCATGAACTCCACCAACTCGGAGTTCTGGGGGTACATCAAGGACAAGTACACGACCTTGAAGGAGGCGTACGACCGCATCCTCGCCACGCAGGTGTCCAGCCGCTGGCGGTTCAACTGGACCGACGACGAGCAGCGGATGCCCAACTGGGAGCGTTCGTACGAGCAGGTCAAGAAGCACATGCTGCAGGCGTTCGCCGAGACCTACAGCCTCTCGCTGCAGCAGACCCTGTACCAGATGGGCGCGCGCATCATCAACAACAGGTCCGAGGTCGACGAGATCCGCTTCTCGCTGCCCAACAAGCACCACTTCCTCGTGGACCTGGAGCCCTTCGGGCTCAAGAACGACAACGAGGTCTACTACGCGGCGGACCGCCCGTACGGACTGATCGAAGCCACTGTTCTGCGCGACGGTGTCGAAGCCCGGATCCCGATGGATCTGACGAACCTCTGA
- the uraH gene encoding hydroxyisourate hydrolase, translating to MSSETAAPTSVSTHILDTSVGRPAEGVALTLAVRSGSDGAWTAHGASRTDGDGRCKDLPALPEGTTHVRLDFAVEEYFVSEQHSIHQQAEEQQDAPRVRDSGAFFPEVAITFAVKPGEHYHVPLLLNPFGYSVYRGS from the coding sequence ATGAGCAGCGAGACGGCTGCACCGACGTCGGTGTCCACGCACATCCTGGACACCAGCGTGGGCCGCCCCGCCGAGGGCGTCGCCCTCACGCTCGCGGTGCGCTCCGGCAGCGACGGCGCCTGGACCGCCCACGGCGCGTCCAGGACCGACGGGGACGGGCGCTGCAAGGATCTCCCGGCCCTGCCGGAAGGCACCACCCATGTCCGCCTCGACTTCGCGGTCGAGGAGTACTTCGTTTCCGAACAGCACAGCATCCACCAGCAAGCCGAGGAACAGCAGGACGCCCCCCGCGTAAGGGACAGCGGAGCTTTCTTCCCGGAGGTGGCAATCACCTTTGCCGTCAAGCCGGGCGAGCACTATCACGTACCGCTGCTGCTCAACCCGTTCGGCTACTCCGTATACCGAGGGAGCTAG
- the uraD gene encoding 2-oxo-4-hydroxy-4-carboxy-5-ureidoimidazoline decarboxylase gives MSSSTPQGLSRFNAADDGTARAALHEVCASRSWGSEVLAQRPYATTDALFAASDAAMAELSAEDLAEAMAGHPPIGRPKPGDATSNREQSGMSGASDALKEEMLELNLAYQEKFGHVFLICATGRTGEQMRDAVRNRIDNTPEQEREIVRVELGKINRIRLTRIAEGDAA, from the coding sequence GTGTCTTCGAGTACGCCCCAAGGGCTCTCCCGGTTCAACGCCGCCGACGACGGTACGGCTCGGGCCGCACTGCACGAGGTGTGTGCCAGCCGGTCCTGGGGAAGCGAGGTTCTCGCCCAGCGCCCCTACGCCACCACCGACGCCCTGTTCGCCGCGAGCGACGCCGCCATGGCCGAGCTGTCCGCGGAGGACCTGGCCGAGGCGATGGCCGGGCACCCGCCCATCGGCCGGCCGAAGCCGGGAGACGCGACCTCGAACCGCGAGCAGAGCGGAATGTCGGGCGCCTCCGACGCACTCAAGGAGGAGATGCTCGAACTGAACCTGGCCTACCAGGAGAAGTTCGGCCACGTCTTCCTGATCTGCGCCACCGGCCGTACCGGTGAGCAGATGCGCGACGCGGTCCGTAACCGGATCGACAACACGCCGGAACAGGAACGAGAGATCGTTCGTGTGGAGCTCGGCAAGATCAACCGCATTCGCCTGACCCGCATCGCAGAAGGAGACGCAGCATGA
- a CDS encoding helix-turn-helix domain-containing protein: protein MTEPADHPFVQAVKPLVDAMGGRLVAPDQARGDDVVLTWEGQDRVAVRLPHLSDSLDHILAELERRHGVPLSELDRKTKQSVVRILETRGAFSVRHGVETVAGALGVSRFTVYNYLNRESAAKDAD from the coding sequence GTGACCGAGCCCGCCGACCACCCGTTCGTCCAGGCGGTCAAGCCGCTGGTGGATGCGATGGGCGGACGACTGGTCGCGCCGGACCAGGCCCGGGGCGACGACGTCGTGCTGACCTGGGAGGGGCAGGACCGGGTGGCCGTACGGCTTCCCCACCTGTCGGATTCGCTCGACCACATTCTCGCCGAGCTGGAGCGCCGGCACGGTGTGCCGCTGTCGGAGCTGGACCGCAAGACCAAGCAGTCGGTCGTGCGCATACTGGAGACGCGGGGCGCGTTCTCCGTCCGGCACGGCGTGGAAACCGTCGCCGGGGCGCTCGGTGTCAGCCGTTTCACCGTTTACAACTACCTGAACCGGGAATCCGCCGCGAAGGACGCCGACTGA